One genomic region from Octopus sinensis linkage group LG13, ASM634580v1, whole genome shotgun sequence encodes:
- the LOC115218546 gene encoding cytochrome c oxidase assembly factor 7 homolog, protein MNYDLKDEEQAKAYLERVGVEYRFQCFHEKSPEGCHRLADYFESVKKEHERAAKMYKSTCDDYHYGHSCYKYGNYRTVGQGCEKDLTEAIKYEAKGCDYDYIPACFQAGILSLSKGHQNIPNAVTYLTKACSNNHPLACFNLSALYMRDQTELKKDMKKAFDLALKGCELGHLYSCVNLSIMYRRGDGVDQNSELADKYKKKAQSMRDELVKSEQTIRMNE, encoded by the exons ATGAATTACGACCTAAAGGACGAGGAACAGGCGAAAGCTTATTTGGAAAGAGTGGGAGTGGAATATAGATTTCAATGCTTCCACGAAAAATCTCCAGAAG GTTGCCACAGACTGGCCGATTATTTTGAATCTGTGAAGAAAGAACATGAACGAGCGGCAAAAATGTACAAATCGACCTGTGATGACTATCACTATGGTCACAGTTGTTATAAATATGGGAATTACAGAACTGTAGGACAAG gGTGTGAAAAAGACTTAACAGAAGCAATTAAATACGAGGCCAAAGGATGTGATTATGATTACATTCCTGCATGTTTCCAGGCAGGAATCTTAAGTCTAAGTAAAGGACACCAGAATATTCCAAATGCCGTAACCTATCTCACCAAAGCTTGCTCAAATAACCACCCTCTCGCGTGTTTTAATCTCAGCGCACTTTATATGCGAGACCAGACTGAATTAAAGAAAGATATGAAAAAAGCTTTTGACTTAGCATTAAAAGGCTGTGAACTTGGACATCTTTATTCTTGTGTGAATCTTAGCATTATGTATCGGCGTGGCGATGGTGTGGATCAGAATTCCGAATTAGcagataaatataagaaaaaggcCCAGTCAATGAGAGATGAGCTGGTCAAATCAGAACAGACTATTCGAATGAATGAGTGA